CAGCTGCGGCGCTCGCTCGGCAAGGAGACCACCTACACGGTCGCGAAGAACACGCTGGCCAAGCGTGCCGCGACCGAGGCGGGCATCTCCGGCCTCGACGAGCTGTTCACCGGTCCTACCGCGCTGACTTTCGTTTCGGGCGACGTCGTCGAGGCGGCGAAGGGTCTTCGCGACTTCGCGAAGGCCAACCCGAAGCTCGTCATCAAGGGCGGCGTCTTCGAGGGCCGGGCCATTTCCGCGGCCGAGGTCACGAAGCTCGCCGACCTGGAGTCCCGTGAGGTGCTGCTGGCCAAGCTGGCCGGCGCGATGAAGGGCAACCTGAGCAAGGCCGCGGCCCTGTTCCAGGCGCCGCTCTCCAAGGCCGCCCGTGCGGCGGCCGCCCTGGCGGACAAGAAGCGCGAGCAGGAGGGCGCCGAGGCGGCCTGAGGCCTTCCC
Above is a window of Micromonospora rifamycinica DNA encoding:
- the rplJ gene encoding 50S ribosomal protein L10, coding for MADKPIRADKATAVAELTESFRTSGAAVLTEYRGLTVSQLTQLRRSLGKETTYTVAKNTLAKRAATEAGISGLDELFTGPTALTFVSGDVVEAAKGLRDFAKANPKLVIKGGVFEGRAISAAEVTKLADLESREVLLAKLAGAMKGNLSKAAALFQAPLSKAARAAAALADKKREQEGAEAA